A single region of the Theileria annulata chromosome 4, complete sequence, *** SEQUENCING IN PROGRESS *** genome encodes:
- a CDS encoding uncharacterized protein (SMART RRM (SM00360) at aa 168-243, E()=6.45e-18; SWAP (SM00064) at aa 291-366, E()=3.61e-01; RPR (SM00582) at aa 424-559, E()=4.43e-05) codes for MLSLIAKLKKQKEAEEQKLKENKETAKIYAQYVKSFDGKGEEQPLKFVKSDVYDPSTGTTTSVASTGVDQVFTLGEQDEEENDELSAEYLSQIQGSAPVTNKTTSKIREIDTFIEEIKEKQRAITERKELQKRFLTATTQYERYEITERLNRIENDLNASLPDVNTTNIYIGNLSPNVNEDILRSHFSKFGTIIGIRLIPSRTDSTVDNRQTGFISFMTHEQAENAKVGMEGVEILGFPCKIGWAKNLIKPIAPTVPMFTPMATPLPIPQPVQPVIKDQLEVYVPTPQYKQRIIDLTSKYVSQVAFYSLIIYPVCGKEFEEVIMKNEPRNGNNVSNLIVIGLFSFLFDRFTPDSVYYRWRVYSLMQGDTMKQWNKNMFKISNSGKSYIPPKQSTTNNTDSANSLHSGSVIQNGNVILSEEKKKEFDEILSGVTSVRNDICNAMLFVINNSESAYHLTDLLFNHFNDPNTTVQQKISILYVISDVLYNSSSSRQFAWVYRNSIEKHLPQLFHSIKLYKDKSTSKISSQQLIDAVMKLLSVWDSWTVYPQQFLNGLEATLFGDDFDSFKTLPEFEEYKELVSVNDGVHIDYFDLLSTIPLKYRETAYKYLLMRLKELKTMCLQRGLLVYPSDRNSLVTRLVIYDKYLDHKQEMEEKRREIMMEENMSEEGSDMEQDDDTYEFEQTRIQEATAQLQQTLMKRAHSPEVISVPLVEHQSESIEETKEEPDVKTETVQQFNVCSDGYCDFK; via the exons ATGCTTTCCTTAATAGCCAAGCTTAAAAAGCAAAAGGAAGCCGAGGAACAGAAGCTAAAG gaAAATAAAGAAACAGCCAAGATATATGCACAATATGTAAAGTCATTTGATGGAAAAGGAGAAGAACAGCCcttaaaatttgttaaatcgGACGTATATGATCCATCAACAGGAACTACCACATCCGTTGCCAGTACAGGAGTTGATCAAGTATTTACACTGGGAGAACAA GACGAGGAGGAAAATGACGAGTTGTCAGCAGAGTATTTATCGCAAATCCAGGGTTCTGCCCCTGTTACGAATAAAACCACGTCCAAAATAAGAGAAATTGACACTTTTATCGAAG AGATAAAGGAGAAACAAAGGGCAATAACTGAGCGCAAGGAGCTCCAAAAGCGATTTCTCACAGCAACGACAC AATACGAGAGATATGAAATAACTGAAAGATTAAATCGCAtagaaaatgatttaaacGCCAGTTTACCTGACGTAAACACCACTAATATTTACATTGGCAATTTGTCGCCAAACGTTAACGAAGACATACTTAGGAGTCATTTCTCCAAATTTGGCACCATAATAGGCATAAGATTGATTCCATCGAGAACTGATTCCACAGTGGATAACAGACAGACAGgatttatatcatttatgACCCATGAACAAGCTGAGAATGCTAAAGTTGGGATGGAGGGGGTTGAGATTTTGGGATTTCCATGTAAAATAGGCTGGGCCAAGAATTTAATTAAGCCCATTGCACCGACAGTTCCAATGTTTACTCCAATGGCTACTCCACTGCCAATTCCACAGCCTGTCCAACCCGTTATCAAGGATCAGTTGGAAGTATATGTACCAACTCCACAGTATAAACAAAGAATTATTGATTTGACCTCAAAATATGTCTCACAAGTTGCTTTTTActcattaattatttatccAGTT TGCGGAAAGGAGTTTGAAGAAGTAATTATGAAGAATGAGCCCCGCAATGGTAATAACGTTTCAAATCTAATTGTCATAGGATTGTTTTCGTTCTTATTTGATAGATTTACACCAGACAGCGTTTATTACAG ATGGAGAGTGTACTCACTGATGCAAGGAGACACAATGAAGCAGTggaataaaaatatgtttaaaattagtaattCTGGAAAATCTTATATACCACCCAAACAGTCCACTACTAACAACACTGACTCAGCCAATAGTTTACA CAGTGGTAGTGTGATACAGAATGGTAATGTAATTTTGAGTGAAGAGAAGAAGAAGgaatttgatgaaataTTAAGCGGAGTAACTTCGGTTAGAAATGACATTTGTAACGCAATgttatttgtaataaataacaGTGAATCGGCCTATCATCTGACTGATTTATTGtttaatcattttaatGATCCCAATACAACTGTTCAACAAAAA ATATCAATATTGTACGTAATCTCGGatgtattatataactCATCGTCCTCGAGACAATTTGCTTGGGTATATCGGAATTCAATAGAGAAACACCTTCCTCAACTTTTTCACTCAATTAAACTAT ACAAAGATAAGAGTACTAGTAAAATATCATCACAACAGTTAATTGACGCTGTGATGAAATTACTGAGTGTTTGGGACTCCTGGACCGTTTACCCTCAACAATTTCTCAAC GGACTTGAAGCTACTCTTTTTGGAGATGATTTTGATTCTTTTAAGACCCTTCCAG AGTTTGAAGAGTATAAGGAGCTAGTCAGTGTAAATGACGGAGTTCACATTGATTACTTTGATCTCCTCTCAACAATACCTCTTAAATATAGGGAAACAGCTTAT AAATACTTGTTAATGCGCTTGAAAGAGTTAAAAACAATGTGTTTACAGCGAGGATTGCTAGTTTACCCCAGTGACAGAAACTCTCTTGTCACTCGACTAGTCAtttatgataaatatttagaCCATAAACAA GAAATGGAAGAGAAGAGGAGGGAGATTATGATGGAGGAGAATATGAGTGAGGAGGGGTCTGACATGGAGCAGGACGATGACACTTATGAGTTTGAGCAGACTAGGATTCAAGAGGCAACGGCCCAACTTCAGCAGACTCTAATGAAGAGAGCACATTCTCCAGAGGTTATCAGTGTCCCTCTTGTAGAACACCAAAGTGAATCAATTGAGGAAACGAAAGAGGAACCTGATGTTAAAACCGAGACTGTGCAACAA tttaatgtttgttctgatggatactgtgattttaagtaa
- a CDS encoding Tpr-related protein family member, putative (Tap579b07.q1c.C.cand.82 - score = 47.37;~SMART 10 transmembrane domains at aa 12-34, 49-71, 92-114, 119-141, 148-170, 185-207, 278-300, 755-777, 797-819 and 824-846;~10 probable transmembrane helices predicted for TA10165 by TMHMM2.0 at aa 12-34, 49-71, 92-114, 119-141, 148-170, 185-207, 278-300, 755-777, 797-819 and 824-846), protein MAEFGKDPLKVAAYMFAGLSMMLNIRLVYSSAPYALLRFKLPENLFSVFVRIMAGSLELWCLPSMTLGNILDFIRKQGKLDDNTKRWLIDYQSIFWSWANFFTFVILLFVYIGGDQGHLTAFYWVIAASGFVFGIYMVMVYALEFQYLAWYMVGENSFPMVTSLMHYIGTLLFGNRRKYNSDYIIVYIDIVMSLGISLVAAALWTMVYKSVEQEYPPKDPKQRNCIRLSTQPSITTSGSGANPEIIYTLQQVFVPHSAATSGSNSCGFQKSAGYYGHLLSPSLMVLVGMGLVYSIYPGIAPGMIVPFYLIDKIEMVLLIATAVPPVLIAILKQSNPDYNPYVYLGNWGYEHLKSCKGGGTPDTKGDCKDCTSSCEADSGLKLKDNLTLGATGNPVTLTNGNFTANAAITITTKAQDVDFKNLTVTNNLTISSISGSIKKTDGRDLERDTRLNNGEVLILNANGQINQPDTGNANVTLAGTIKVTSSLQKLGDKLNFVGGPNSGISGSLSLANGSGNITSGTLTINRDGLETLKTATGTLSIGTGTPDTPVTYKLVTKDTIIIGLDTLKELNGATNAKVTLTGLPLLPITIAPSTAGDGISATLTDVTFSQTDGNFGGLKNSGAGLTLNLTQAFNGAQITRKDGQALKKDDTLDKDTVLKLEGSSTGGTIQINANIKVISRGKLNSVGSTTYTLKGGIEGQLNNLQDASGNNHVTGNLTITNIKYDSNEIHDKHKDTMCCYFGKVYKWSDTSKYYGWHSPLILAPLQICLAAIFIYSLHYRDSAIARSIINQPKMSTALSIVFYMCHEILLAAGFPGIAPDDNVLLPMQLIGAYLMVLLAYYSVGYITEYKRHDPFHWPTDGMTKWNALCYWLKMASKITNKNFKQLFTTDLRRDLLIIIFKCVNWVNRKSKSTAYIL, encoded by the coding sequence ATGGCTGAATTTGGCAAAGATCCACTTAAGGTCGCAGCATATATGTTTGCTGGACTATCGATGATGCTTAACATTCGTCTAGTTTATAGTTCTGCGCCATATGCCTTGTTGAGGTTTAAACTTCCTGAGAATCTATTCAGTGTCTTTGTTAGGATCATGGCAGGATCTTTGGAACTCTGGTGTCTACCAAGTATGACCCTAGGTAACATATTAGACTTTATTAGAAAACAAGGTAAATTAGACGACAATACTAAAAGGTGGTTAATCGACTATCAATCTATATTTTGGTCTTGGGCTAACTTTTTTACatttgttattttgttatttgTGTATATTGGTGGTGATCAGGGTCATTTAACCGCTTTTTATTGGGTTATCGCAGCTTCAGGATTTGTTTTTGGTATTTACATGGTTATGGTTTATGCTTTGGAGTTTCAATATCTTGCTTGGTATATGGTTGGTGAGAATTCATTTCCAATGGTGACGTCATTGATGCATTATATTGGTACTCTATTGTTTGGTAATAGAAGGAAGTATAACTCTGACTACATTATTGTCTATATTGATATTGTGATGTCATTGGGAATATCACTTGTTGCAGCTGCCTTATGGACCATGGTATACAAATCTGTTGAGCAAGAATATCCACCGAAGGATCCTAAACAGAGAAATTGTATTAGACTCAGTACGCAGCCTAGCATCACTACCTCTGGTTCTGGTGCTAACCctgaaataatatatactcTGCAACAAGTATTTGTACCACACTCAGCAGCAACCAGTGGGTCCAATAGTTGTGGTTTTCAGAAGTCTGCTGGATATTATGGTCATCTTCTGTCACCAAGCCTCATGGTCCTAGTTGGAATGGGTCTTGTTTACTCCATATATCCTGGAATAGCGCCTGGAATGATCGTACCTTTCTATCTCattgataagattgaaATGGTACTTCTGATTGCCACAGCTGTTCCACCAGTCCTAATAGCTATTCTGAAACAATCGAATCCTGATTATAATCCATATGTTTACTTGGGTAACTGGGGTTACGAACACCTAAAGTCTTGTAAAGGTGGAGGTACTCCTGACACTAAAGGTGACTGCAAAGATTGCACCAGCAGCTGTGAAGCAGACAGTGGTCTCAAACTCAAAGATAATCTAACTCTGGGTGCAACTGGAAATCCTGTCACTCTCACAAATGGCAATTTTACTGCTAATGCCGCAATCACTATAACAACTAAAGCCCAAGATGTTGACTTCAAAAACCTCACTGTTACTAATAATCTTACTATCTCAAGTATCAGTGGATCTATCAAAAAGACTGATGGTAGAGATCTCGAAAGAGATACTAGGCTCAATAATGGTGAAGTTCTAATCCTTAATGCCAATGGTCAAATCAATCAACCTGATACTGGTAATGCTAATGTTACTCTTGCAGGTACCATTAAGGTCACCTCCTCTCTACAGAAACTTGGTGATAAACTCAACTTCGTTGGAGGACCCAATAGTGGTATAAGTGGATCCCTCTCACTCGCTAATGGTTCTGGTAATATCACTTCTGGTACTCTCACAATCAACCGTGATGGTCTCGAAACTCTCAAGACTGCCACTGGTACTCTCAGCATTGGCACAGGTACTCCTGACACACCTGTCACATACAAGCTTGTTACCAAAGatactataattattgGACTCGACACACTCAAAGAACTCAATGGTGCTACTAATGCCAAGGTAACTCTCACAGGTCTTCCACTATTACCAATTACTATAGCTCCTAGTACTGCTGGTGATGGTATCAGTGCCACTCTAACTGATGTTACATTCTCCCAGACTGACGGTAACTTCGGTGGTCTCAAAAATAGTGGTGCTGGTCTGACACTAAATCTAACTCAAGCCTTCAATGGTGCTCAAATTACCAGAAAGGATGGTCAAGCTCTCAAAAAAGATGATACTCTCGATAAAGACACTGTTCTCAAACTAGAAGGCTCTAGTACTGGTGGTACCATCCAAATCAATGCCAACATCAAAGTCATCAGCCGAGGTAAACTCAATAGTGTTGGTTCTACCACCTATACACTGAAAGGCGGCATCGAAGGACAGCTCAACAATCTCCAAGATGCTAGTGGTAATAATCATGTCACAGGCAATCTCACTATCACCAATATCAAGTATGATTCCAATGAAATCCATGATAAACACAAAGATACTATGTGCTGTTACTTTGGTAAAGTATATAAGTGGTCCGATACTAGTAAGTATTATGGCTGGCACTCtccattaattttagcTCCACTTCAGATTTGTCTTGCTGccatatttatatattctttacATTACAGAGATTCTGCAATTGCTAGATCCATAATTAATCAACCCAAAATGTCTACTGCACTCTcaattgtattttatatgtgtcaTGAAATTTTGTTAGCTGCAGGATTTCCAGGAATAGCTCCCGATGACAATGTTCTGTTACCAATGCAACTGATTGGTGCATACCTTATGGTACTGCTTGCGTACTATTCTGTAGGTTACATCACAGAATACAAGCGGCACGACCCTTTCCACTGGCCAACCGATGGCATGACGAAGTGGAATGCCCTGTGTTACTGGTTAAAGATGGCTAGCAAAATTAccaataaaaatttcaaacaaTTGTTTACAACTGATTTACGTAGAGATTTACtcataattatatttaagtGTGTAAATTGGGTCAACAGAAAAAGTAAATCAACAGcatatatactataa
- a CDS encoding S27 ribosomal protein, putative (Tap579b07.q1c.cand.73 - score = 14.34;~SMART pfam:Ribosomal_S27 (PF01599) at aa 110-155, E()=1.40e-25), with amino-acid sequence MEDSNTAIGQVLVNLFNGRTAVFGSDKYKTIGQIKSYLLSQYTLDNINHSIWHGLNELDDELELSDLLVDESTISLDHHLELLGGGKKRKKKQYTTPKKVKHKKKKVKLAVLKYYKVDGDKVVRLLKDCPGENCGRGVFMAAHNNRTYCGRCQLTYLSPAQE; translated from the coding sequence ATGGAAGATTCCAATACAGCTATTGGTCAGGTTTTGGTTAATCTTTTTAATGGAAGGACAGCTGTCTTTGGTTCTGACAAGTACAAAACCATTGGCCAAATAAAAAGTTATTTATTGAGTCAGTACACCcttgataatattaaccATTCTATATGGCATGGATTGAATGAACTTGATGATGAACTTGAGTTATCAGACTTATTGGTCGATGAATCTACAATATCTCTAGATCATCATCTGGAGTTATTGGGAGGTGGTAAGAAGCGTAAGAAGAAGCAATACACTACACCTAAGAAGGTAAAGCATAAGAAGAAAAAGGTCAAGTTGGCTGTTCTGAAGTATTACAAGGTAGATGGCGACAAGGTGGTTCGTCTTCTTAAGGATTGTCCTGGTGAGAACTGCGGTCGCGGCGTCTTCATGGCCGCACATAACAATCGCACTTACTGCGGTCGCTGTCAGCTTACTTATCTGAGCCCAGCTCAggaataa
- a CDS encoding uncharacterized protein (SMART pfam:WW (PF00397) at aa 184-215, E()=1.40e-02) → MSEYWISTKKHYCEVCRCWLSGHSQNVKKHESSNRHISSLRNKMITSHKKKVEERRQKEFEAAEMERLNAITLEDPTPAEPSNKLPFMDSMFQYGPLVQPITDFESEKRRIEQAIHRKLQGIEEPQTEQKKDTIKYIGISLCIGWIATIDQEDGTLIFCDRVTGLITKKKPKDFDGELPSQAYLTSNWVLKYDPNKRSKYYHNVQTNEVRWLDDPTPSIHTPITPLPNSITTTSTQKSVDTTVQSNREESSVKSEERKDNIVINVKEEKKEDKKLIKVNLKPMNASNNVEYHSNKVDDTGDKDDGIKKEDANVVKKYDGPVIGQWEVVNPNESVFTHCTENEQLLSNNNTEFLQQDSNTMNYNFNRELYNENVEKPVYKKQTQYMESGLTIGKSKESRKVLDPNPNKIVENKINKLCAINSQHFTGKLIFIVTNLPLLISYLLNSTSILINNDLDYGKLLPDDLLKIFEILSKNLYYNEKIFFLLFKAVLDKVVYFNTDELISMLTQINKISTFYCPSDSANSASDGTELILNSPTNPKPDSQKVIKRVLEVLENKLKYKEEDFLAVNILSVVNKLSHFGCWNLSSFLSNSIVNNIESNSSDTSNFPESLNIILDNCSLKIIDIICSNPQLTYGDNNSNLELFKNKKLLLSYYSAGELSTLPLLINTVNNDQNSRGVSSLELDTLCRIINRIYKILIKSEEQLYNIESNCLNSSLKIYFKLFYCTKFLNLSQRELIYDTLFNRVKKHFIPKLNSLNSKNQCYLVLLLSQYVNNNTANLYSSTEQIIKAVRTINRNISNQLNLSIMDKLTVSNKSHINLYRCWRVVIRNLGTSTISRPKNLSTPHYHSFQGTQLIHFSLREHPHSHLKSFLIRSLNRQTILKMIDSTANLTLTV, encoded by the exons ATGTCTGAGTATTGGATTTCTACTAAGAAACATTACTGTGAAGTCTGCCGATGTTGGCTTTCAGGACACTCacaa AATGTTAAGAAACATGAATCGAGCAATCGCCATATATCATCATTACGGAATAAAATGATAACATCGCATAAAAAGAAGGTTGAAGAACGTAGACAAAAGGAGTTTGAAGCAGCAGAAATGGAACGGTTGAACGCCATTACGCTTGAGGATCCCACACCTGCTGAGCCTTCCAACAAACTCCCCTTTATGGATAGTATGTTTCAGTATGGACCCTTGGTACAACCTATTACTGATTTTGAGTCTGAGAAAAGGAGAATTGAACAGGCAATTCATAGAAAGTTACAAGGAATTGAAGAACCACAGACTGAACAGAAAAAGGATACTA TTAAATATATTGGCATATCTCTTTGTATAGGATGGATCGCTACCATTGATCAGGAAGATGGAACCTTGATATTTTGTGATAGAGTGACCGGGTTAATAACAAAGAAAAAGCCAAAGGATTTTGATGGAGAATTACCCTCTCAGGCTTATCTTACCTCAA ATTGGGTATTGAAATATGATCCAAATAAAAGAAGCaaatattatcataatGTACAAACAAATGAAGTTCGATGGTTAGATGATCCTACTCCATCAATTCATACACCTATTACTCCACTACCAAATTCCATTACAACTACAAGTACACAAAAATCTGTAGATACTACTGTTCAAAGTAATAGAGAAGAATCTAGTGTTAAGTCAGAGGAAAGGAAGGATAACATAgtaataaatgtaaaagaagaaaaaaaggaggataaaaaattaataaaagtCAACCTCAAACCCATGAACGCCTCTAACAATGTAGAATATCATAGTAATAAGGTTGATGATACGGGTGATAAGGATGATGGAATTAAAAAAGAAGATGCGAATGTAGTTAAAAAGTATGATGGGCCTGTAATAGGTCAGTGGGAAGTTGTTAATCCAAACGAAAGTGTTTTTACACATTGTACAGAAAATGAACAATTGCtcagtaataataatactgaATTCCTTCAACAGGATTCAAACACAAtgaattataattttaacagagaattatataatgaaaatgttgAAAAACCAGTTTACAAAAAACAAACACAA TACATGGAATCCGGGCTAACAATCGGTAAAAGTAAAGAATCTAGGAAGGTTCTTGACCCAAATcctaataaaattgttgaaaataaaatcaataagCTTTGTGCAATCAATTCTCAGCATTTTACAGGTAAATTGATCTTCATTGTAACTAATCTGCCTTTATTGATCAGTTATTTACTTAATTCGACTTCAATTCTGATAAATAATGA CTTGGATTATGGAAAATTATTGCCAGACGACTTGctgaaaatatttgaaatattGAGTAAAAATCTGTATTATAATgagaaaatttttttcttattATTCAAAGCTGTTTTGGATAAGGTCGTTTATTTTAACACAGATGAACTTATTTCAATGTTGACACAGATAAATAAGATTTCTACATTTTACTGCCCTAGTGATAGTGCCAATTCAGCATCAGATGGCACAGaactaatattaaacagTCCTACAAATCCAAAACCGGACTCTCAGAAAGTAATAAAAAGAGTATTAGAAGTCCTAGAAAATAAACTAAAGTATAAAGAAGAAGATTTCCTTGCTGTAAATATTCTGAGTgttgttaataaattatctcATTTTGGTTGTTGGAACTTATCAAGTTTCCTGTCCAACTCGATTGTTAACAATATTGAATCAAACAGTAGTGATACTAGTAATTTTCCAGaaagtttaaatataatactGGATAACTGTAGTTTGAAGATAATTGACATCATTTGTTCAAATCCACAACTAACTTATGGTGATAATAACTCAAATTTAGAGTTATTCAAAAATAAGAAGTTGTTGTTATCTTACTATTCAGCGGGAGAATTGAGTACTCTTCCACTACTCATTAACACGGTTAATAATGACCAAAACTCTAGGGGTGTGTCATCTCTGGAATTGGATACTTTATGcagaataattaatagaatatataaaatactaataaaatCAGAAGAACAATTGTACAATATTGAATCAAACTGCTTGAATTCTTCATTAAA gATTTACTTCAAACTATTTTATTGCACCAagtttttaaatctttcaCAACGGGAACTTATTTACGACACCCTATTCAATAGGGTCAAAAA GCACTTTATTCCCAAATTGAACTCCCTAAATTCTAAGAATCAATGTTATTTAGTACTCCTCCTATCGCAATATGTCAATAACAATACAGCAAACTTGTATTCTTCCACTgaacaaataattaaagCTGTCAGAACAATAAACCGTAACATTTCAAACCAATTGAATTTGTCAATTATGGATAAATTAACAGTAAGTAATAAAAGCcacataaatttatataggTGTTGGAGAGTTGTTATCAGAAATTTGGGTACGTCAACCATTTCACGGCcaaaaaatttatcaactCCACATTATCACAGTTTCCAAGGAACCCAATTGATTCACTTCTCATTAAGAGAACATCCTCATTCTCATCTAAAGTCTTTTTTAATCCGTTCCTTAAATCGtcaaacaattttaaaaatgatagATTCTACTGCAAATTTGACATTAACAGTGTAA
- a CDS encoding nucleoside diphosphate hydrolase, putative (SMART pfam:NUDIX (PF00293) at aa 85-224, E()=8.50e-05) — protein sequence MRQNPVPTSSSVILRKISIEKSPWIKLERIFYRDSSSNDDNFSDHCDHFESFMCDEDGSPLNLGNNIKYWDIFSRNTVDPSVTSNSATALAFCYTRRSGDYIFYLSVVEQFRPSVNSKTLEFPSGICDRDESVTRCALRELKEETGYTGELLINSPNLPTSVLGNDNTCLVTVMVNMDSEVNLNPVQSLEPTENITSHIFPLNNLLQNLKQHCNKSGSKIADNLYRNIYSVKI from the exons ATGCGACAAAATCCCGTTCCAACTTCTTCTTCTGTTATTCTCAGGAAAATTTCCATTGAAAAATCGCCTTGGATTAAACTCGAGCGCATCTTCTACCGAGATTCTTCTTCAAATGATGATAACTTTTCTGACCATTGCG aCCATTTTGAATCGTTTATGTGCGATGAGGACGGTTCCCCTTTGAACTTGGGGAACAATATTAAGTACTGGGACATCTTCTCCAGGAACACAGTTGACCCTTCAGTTACTTCGAATTCTGCAACCGCCCTGGCATTTTGTTACACACGCA gGAGCGGggattatattttttatttatcaGTAGTTGAACAGTTTAGACCATCAGTGAACTCAAAAACTCTTGAGTTCCCAAGTGGCATTTGTGATAGAGATGAGTCCGTAACTCGGTGTGCTTTACGTGAATTAAAAGAAGAAACAG GATATACCGGAGaattattgattaataGTCCAAATTTACCAACAAGTGTATTGGGGAATGATAATACATGTTTAGTAACAGTAATg gTAAATATGGACTCGGAAGTGAATTTGAACCCAGTTCAGAGTTTGGAACCCACTGAAAATATAACTTCACACATTTTCCCACTAAACAACCTACTTCAA aatttaaaacaacATTGTAATAAATCGGGATCAAAAATTGCTGACAACCTTTACCGTAACATTTATTcagttaaaatataa